A section of the Enterococcus montenegrensis genome encodes:
- the metG gene encoding methionine--tRNA ligase, with protein sequence MAGKETFYITTPIYYPSGKLHIGNSYTTIACDAVARYKRLMGFDVFYLTGVDEHGQKIEKKALELGVEPQTYVDKMAADIQKLWKTLDISYDKFIRTTDDYHKAAVQKIFDQLLTQGDIYLGEYEGWYSVSDEEYFTETQLAEVYRDEDGKVIGGKAPSGHEVELVKEESYFFRMSKYADRLLEYYNEHPEFIQPESRKNEMINNFIKPGLEDLAVSRTTFKWGIPVKSDPKHVVYVWIDALSNYITALGYGSDDTHLFDKYWPADVHMVGKEIVRFHTIYWPIMLMALDLPLPKKIFGHGWLLMKDGKMSKSKGNVVYPEMLVERYGLDALRYYLLRAMPFGSDGVFTPEDFVARVNYDLANDLGNLLNRTIAMINKYCDGNVPAYASKVTAFDSELSTTAANVVGRYHQAMDKMEFSVALSEVWALISRANKYIDETEPWVLAKDEERKAELNSVMVHLAESLRIAAILLQPIMTETPKKIFQQLGLDPETMDLKDLRFGEFPRDTKVVAKGTPIFPRLDQEVEVAYIQKKMTEGVSNPEEAVKWDPEETELVSVKEKQIKYDDFDKVELKVAEVIDCQKVKGADKLLQFRLAAGDSQDRQILSGIAEFYPDPKALIGKKVVIVANLKPRKMRGQVSQGMILSAEDEKGNLAIVEAPKQMPNGSVIA encoded by the coding sequence ATGGCTGGCAAAGAAACTTTTTATATTACAACCCCAATTTATTATCCCAGCGGCAAATTGCATATCGGAAATTCATACACGACAATCGCCTGTGATGCCGTTGCTCGTTACAAACGTTTAATGGGCTTTGATGTTTTTTACTTAACTGGTGTTGATGAGCACGGTCAAAAAATTGAGAAAAAAGCATTGGAGTTGGGGGTTGAACCCCAAACATATGTGGATAAAATGGCCGCAGACATTCAAAAATTATGGAAGACATTAGATATTAGTTACGATAAATTTATTCGGACAACAGATGACTATCATAAAGCGGCTGTTCAAAAAATTTTCGATCAACTGTTAACACAAGGTGATATTTACCTAGGAGAATACGAAGGTTGGTATTCAGTTTCTGATGAAGAGTATTTTACCGAAACCCAATTAGCCGAAGTTTATCGTGATGAAGATGGTAAAGTGATTGGCGGTAAAGCGCCAAGCGGTCATGAAGTTGAATTGGTTAAAGAAGAATCTTATTTCTTCCGTATGAGTAAATACGCAGATCGCCTGCTAGAATATTACAATGAACACCCAGAGTTTATTCAACCGGAATCGCGCAAAAATGAAATGATCAATAATTTCATTAAACCAGGTTTAGAAGACCTAGCAGTTTCACGAACGACTTTCAAGTGGGGGATTCCAGTTAAATCTGATCCAAAACACGTTGTTTATGTTTGGATCGATGCTTTGTCAAATTATATTACGGCATTGGGCTACGGTTCAGACGATACGCATTTATTTGACAAGTATTGGCCAGCAGATGTGCATATGGTAGGCAAAGAAATTGTTCGTTTCCACACGATTTATTGGCCGATTATGTTAATGGCATTAGATTTACCATTGCCAAAAAAAATCTTTGGTCACGGCTGGTTATTAATGAAAGATGGCAAAATGAGTAAATCAAAAGGTAACGTGGTTTATCCTGAAATGCTCGTGGAACGTTACGGCTTAGATGCTCTGCGTTACTACTTATTGCGGGCAATGCCTTTTGGTTCTGATGGTGTCTTTACCCCAGAAGATTTTGTTGCGCGGGTAAATTATGACTTAGCCAATGATTTGGGGAACTTATTGAACCGTACAATTGCCATGATTAATAAATATTGTGATGGCAATGTCCCTGCTTATGCATCAAAAGTTACCGCTTTTGATAGTGAATTATCAACAACAGCGGCAAATGTGGTGGGGCGTTATCACCAAGCGATGGATAAAATGGAATTTAGTGTTGCTTTATCAGAAGTATGGGCGTTGATTTCTCGTGCCAATAAATATATTGATGAAACAGAGCCTTGGGTATTAGCCAAAGATGAAGAAAGAAAAGCTGAATTGAACAGTGTGATGGTGCATTTAGCTGAAAGTCTGCGTATTGCGGCAATTTTATTACAACCGATTATGACTGAAACACCAAAGAAAATTTTCCAACAATTAGGCTTGGATCCAGAAACAATGGACTTAAAAGATCTACGTTTTGGGGAATTTCCACGTGATACGAAAGTTGTTGCCAAAGGTACGCCAATTTTCCCTCGTTTGGATCAAGAAGTAGAAGTTGCTTACATTCAAAAGAAAATGACTGAAGGAGTAAGTAACCCAGAAGAAGCAGTAAAATGGGATCCAGAAGAAACGGAATTGGTTTCAGTAAAAGAAAAACAAATTAAATACGATGATTTTGATAAAGTAGAATTGAAAGTCGCAGAGGTTATTGACTGTCAAAAAGTCAAAGGGGCAGACAAATTATTACAATTTCGTCTAGCTGCTGGGGACAGTCAAGATCGCCAAATTTTATCAGGGATTGCGGAATTTTATCCTGATCCTAAAGCGCTGATTGGTAAAAAGGTCGTAATCGTAGCGAACTTGAAACCAAGAAAAATGCGGGGACAAGTGAGTCAAGGAATGATCTTATCAGCAGAAGATGAAAAAGGAAACTTAGCCATTGTGGAGGCACCAAAACAAATGCCAAATGGTTCCGTGATCGCCTAA